In Pollutimonas sp. M17, a single genomic region encodes these proteins:
- the pnp gene encoding polyribonucleotide nucleotidyltransferase — MFNKVSKSFQYGQHTVVLETGEIARQASGAVLVSIDDTVVLATVVGAKTAKPGQDFFPLTVDYVEKTYAAGRIPGGFFKREGRPSEKEILTSRLIDRPLRPLFPEGFYNEVQVILHTVSVNPEIDPDIAAMIGASAALAISGIPFDGPIGAARVGYIDGQYVLNPTSSQIKASQMDLVVAGTEAAVLMVESEAQNLSEEVMLGGVVFGHEQMQAAINAIHDLVAEAGKPEWDWQPAAKNEALATAVASAAQESLQAAYQIREKQARTAKLREAYASVKEKLAEHAAAKGEAAPDSVEVENMLFDLEAKIVRGQILNGEPRIDGRDTRTVRPISVSLGVLPRAHGSALFTRGETQALVVATLGTKQDEQIIDSIMGEHRDRFMLHYNFPPFATGETGRFGSPKRREIGHGRLAKRALISSLPEAQDFQYTIRVVSEITESNGSSSMASVCGGSLAMMDAGVPVKDHVAGVAMGLIKDGGKFAVLTDILGDEDHLGDMDFKVAGTVQGITALQMDIKIQGITKEIMQVALAQAKEGRLHILGKMKEAIEGSRTELSEFAPRMLSVKINPEKIRDVIGKGGATIRALTEETGTQIDIGDDGTITISSADLDKAREAERRIKELTADVEVGQEYEGPVLRLLDFGAIVQVLPGRDGLLHISEIANYRIANINDVLKVGQMVRIKVIEADDKGRLRLSMKAIGGIEAQGGPQAPVAQPEA, encoded by the coding sequence ATGTTTAATAAAGTGAGCAAGTCGTTTCAGTACGGTCAGCACACGGTGGTCCTGGAAACCGGCGAGATTGCTCGCCAGGCCTCCGGCGCCGTACTGGTTTCGATCGACGATACCGTTGTCCTGGCGACCGTCGTCGGGGCCAAGACCGCCAAGCCCGGCCAGGATTTCTTCCCGCTGACCGTCGATTACGTAGAAAAAACCTATGCCGCCGGCCGCATTCCCGGCGGCTTCTTCAAGCGCGAAGGCCGTCCTTCGGAAAAGGAAATCCTGACCTCGCGCCTGATCGATCGCCCATTGCGTCCTTTGTTCCCGGAAGGCTTCTACAACGAAGTCCAGGTCATCCTGCATACGGTTTCGGTCAATCCTGAAATCGATCCCGATATCGCCGCCATGATCGGCGCTTCGGCCGCGCTGGCCATCTCGGGCATCCCCTTCGACGGCCCCATCGGCGCCGCGCGGGTGGGCTACATCGACGGCCAGTATGTGCTTAACCCCACCTCCAGCCAGATCAAGGCCTCGCAGATGGACCTGGTCGTCGCCGGCACCGAAGCCGCCGTGCTGATGGTCGAATCCGAAGCCCAGAACCTGTCCGAAGAGGTCATGCTGGGTGGTGTCGTGTTCGGCCACGAGCAGATGCAGGCCGCCATCAACGCCATCCACGATCTGGTCGCCGAAGCCGGCAAGCCCGAATGGGACTGGCAGCCCGCAGCCAAGAACGAAGCGCTGGCAACCGCCGTGGCGTCCGCCGCCCAGGAAAGCCTGCAGGCCGCCTATCAGATCCGTGAAAAGCAGGCCCGCACCGCCAAGCTGCGCGAAGCCTATGCCAGCGTCAAGGAAAAGCTGGCCGAGCATGCCGCCGCCAAGGGCGAGGCCGCTCCTGACAGCGTCGAAGTCGAAAACATGCTGTTCGACCTGGAAGCCAAGATCGTCCGCGGCCAGATCCTGAATGGCGAACCCCGCATCGACGGCCGCGACACGCGCACCGTGCGCCCCATCAGCGTCAGCCTGGGCGTATTGCCCCGCGCTCACGGCAGCGCCCTGTTCACGCGCGGCGAAACCCAGGCCCTGGTCGTGGCCACCCTGGGCACCAAGCAGGACGAGCAGATCATCGACTCCATCATGGGCGAGCATCGCGACCGCTTCATGCTGCATTACAACTTCCCGCCGTTCGCCACCGGTGAAACCGGCCGCTTCGGTTCGCCCAAGCGCCGTGAAATCGGCCACGGCCGCCTTGCCAAGCGCGCACTGATTTCGTCCCTGCCCGAAGCGCAGGACTTCCAGTACACCATACGCGTCGTGTCGGAAATCACCGAATCCAACGGTTCGTCCTCCATGGCATCCGTGTGCGGCGGCTCGCTGGCCATGATGGACGCCGGCGTGCCCGTCAAGGATCACGTGGCCGGTGTCGCCATGGGCCTGATCAAGGACGGCGGCAAGTTCGCGGTCCTTACCGACATCCTGGGCGACGAAGATCACCTGGGCGACATGGACTTCAAGGTGGCCGGCACCGTGCAGGGCATCACCGCCTTGCAAATGGATATCAAGATCCAGGGCATCACCAAGGAAATCATGCAGGTCGCCCTGGCTCAGGCCAAGGAAGGCCGCTTGCACATCCTGGGCAAGATGAAGGAAGCCATCGAGGGTTCGCGCACTGAACTGTCCGAGTTCGCGCCGCGCATGCTCAGCGTCAAGATCAATCCCGAGAAGATCCGCGACGTCATCGGCAAGGGTGGCGCCACCATCCGTGCGCTGACCGAGGAAACCGGCACGCAGATCGACATCGGCGACGACGGCACCATCACCATTTCCAGCGCCGACCTGGACAAGGCCCGCGAAGCCGAGCGCCGCATCAAGGAATTGACGGCCGACGTGGAAGTGGGCCAGGAGTACGAAGGCCCCGTGCTGCGCCTGCTGGATTTCGGCGCCATCGTCCAGGTCTTGCCCGGCCGCGACGGCTTGCTGCATATTTCCGAGATCGCCAACTACCGCATCGCCAACATCAACGACGTGTTGAAGGTGGGTCAGATGGTTCGCATCAAGGTCATCGAAGCCGACGACAAGGGCCGTTTGCGCTTGTCCATGAAGGCCATCGGCGGCATCGAAGCCCAGGGCGGCCCGCAAGCGCCCGTGGCACAGCCCGAGGCATAA
- the rpsO gene encoding 30S ribosomal protein S15, with the protein MSVADIKKSDIVAQYQRAQGDTGSPEVQVALLTARINELTGHFKAHMKDHHSRRGLLRMVSRRRKLLDYLKGRNPDSYRSLIEKLGLRK; encoded by the coding sequence ATGTCTGTTGCTGACATCAAAAAATCCGACATCGTTGCACAATACCAACGTGCGCAAGGCGATACCGGCTCCCCCGAAGTCCAGGTGGCGTTGCTTACGGCACGCATCAATGAGCTTACCGGTCACTTCAAGGCGCACATGAAAGACCACCACTCGCGTCGTGGCCTGCTGCGCATGGTGAGCCGTCGCCGCAAACTGCTCGATTACCTGAAGGGCCGCAATCCCGATTCGTACCGCTCGCTCATCGAAAAGCTCGGTCTGCGTAAGTGA
- the pssA gene encoding CDP-diacylglycerol--serine O-phosphatidyltransferase encodes MPNSDESHRRRSIYLLPNAFTTANLFSGFYAVVQAMNGRFDVAAIAIFVAMIFDGMDGRVARLTNTQSAFGEQYDSLSDMASFGIAPALVMYEWTLQGLGRWGWLAAFIYVVGAALRLARFNTNIGVVDKRFFQGLPSPAAAALVAGFVWLAVDNKLLLESHTIAWVAFVFTVYAGIAMVTNAPFYSGKTFALGRSVPFWVILLVVAGFVFVSSDPPIVLFGLFVVYGLSGWFIMLWRWRRARQLNRMRHEGVSGTTDDAAAAAEHSFSATHTFQSPELGGQTDRHDSPPNKPDQ; translated from the coding sequence ATGCCAAATTCCGACGAATCCCATCGACGGCGCAGCATCTACCTGCTGCCAAACGCATTCACCACCGCCAATCTGTTTTCAGGCTTCTATGCCGTCGTGCAGGCAATGAACGGGCGTTTCGACGTCGCAGCCATCGCCATTTTCGTGGCCATGATCTTCGACGGCATGGACGGGCGGGTCGCCCGCCTGACCAACACCCAGTCGGCGTTCGGCGAGCAATACGATTCACTGTCCGACATGGCCTCGTTCGGCATCGCGCCGGCGCTGGTCATGTACGAATGGACCTTGCAGGGACTGGGCCGTTGGGGCTGGCTGGCCGCCTTCATCTATGTGGTGGGCGCGGCATTGCGCCTGGCGCGTTTCAACACCAACATCGGCGTGGTCGACAAGCGTTTCTTCCAGGGCCTGCCCAGCCCGGCCGCGGCGGCCCTGGTGGCCGGCTTCGTCTGGCTGGCGGTCGACAACAAGCTGCTGCTGGAAAGCCACACGATCGCCTGGGTGGCCTTCGTGTTCACCGTGTACGCGGGCATCGCCATGGTCACCAATGCGCCGTTCTACAGCGGAAAAACCTTCGCCCTGGGGCGCAGCGTGCCGTTCTGGGTCATTTTGCTGGTCGTCGCCGGATTCGTGTTCGTCTCCAGCGATCCGCCCATCGTGCTGTTCGGCCTGTTCGTGGTTTATGGCCTGTCGGGCTGGTTCATCATGCTGTGGCGCTGGCGCCGTGCCCGCCAGCTGAACCGCATGCGGCATGAGGGCGTCAGCGGCACGACCGACGACGCCGCGGCCGCTGCGGAGCACTCGTTCAGCGCCACCCACACCTTCCAGTCTCCCGAGCTGGGCGGGCAAACCGACAGGCACGATTCGCCGCCGAACAAGCCCGATCAGTAA
- a CDS encoding phosphatidylserine decarboxylase, translated as MNKPPYPHPIIAREGWPFLAGIVLVSILVSFWSGVASIPFWLLSIFVLQFFRDPARVAPEGEFNVLSPADGRVVAVEEVRDAYADRDALKISVFMNVFNVHSNRSPVDGTVQAVNYFAGQFFNAALDKASLENERNATVLHTPHGHVVTAVQVAGLVAKRILCYTKPGERLYAGQRYGFIRFGSRVDVYLPLGARPRVAIGDKVQATSTVLAELPDSATAASSE; from the coding sequence ATGAATAAACCTCCTTACCCCCATCCCATTATCGCGCGCGAAGGCTGGCCTTTCCTGGCCGGCATCGTGCTGGTGTCGATTCTTGTCAGCTTCTGGTCGGGCGTCGCGTCGATCCCCTTCTGGCTGCTCTCGATTTTTGTCCTGCAGTTTTTTCGCGACCCCGCGAGGGTCGCGCCGGAAGGCGAGTTCAACGTCCTGTCGCCCGCCGACGGCAGGGTGGTCGCCGTGGAAGAGGTGCGCGATGCCTATGCGGATCGCGACGCGCTGAAAATCAGCGTATTCATGAACGTCTTCAACGTTCACTCCAACCGCTCTCCGGTCGACGGAACGGTCCAGGCGGTCAATTACTTCGCAGGACAATTCTTCAACGCGGCGCTCGACAAGGCTTCGCTGGAAAACGAGCGCAACGCGACGGTGCTGCATACGCCCCATGGCCACGTGGTCACCGCCGTTCAAGTGGCCGGGCTAGTGGCCAAGCGTATACTTTGCTATACGAAACCGGGCGAGCGGCTTTATGCAGGCCAGCGCTACGGCTTCATCCGTTTCGGGTCGCGAGTCGATGTATACCTGCCTCTGGGCGCGCGTCCGCGCGTGGCCATAGGCGACAAGGTCCAGGCCACCAGCACGGTCCTGGCCGAGCTACCCGATAGCGCCACCGCCGCCTCAAGCGAGTAA
- a CDS encoding heme ABC transporter ATP-binding protein, with protein MTRMQEDFGAVDVKVARRHRMVLDGASLRFQPGEVVSLLGANGAGKSTFLSVLAGELKPEDGLHPEGAASLNGISLSDMSLARQALSRAVLPQKPGLSFDLDVSEVVAMGAYPFKGLSAHDLRALSRAALERADTAHLAGRRYLELSGGEQQRVQFARVLVQVLAERRADPQGRYMLLDEPTASLDPLHQQALLKTLNELAQTERIGIMLVLHDVNLAALWSDRIALLSQGRVFACGKPMEVLTRENLRKVYGVEVHVMEHPRQPLKPLVVFG; from the coding sequence ATGACTCGAATGCAGGAAGATTTCGGCGCAGTCGATGTCAAGGTGGCGCGCCGCCATCGCATGGTCCTGGATGGCGCTTCGCTGCGCTTTCAGCCGGGCGAAGTCGTCAGTCTTCTGGGGGCCAACGGCGCCGGCAAGTCGACCTTCCTGTCGGTGCTTGCCGGCGAACTCAAGCCCGAAGACGGCTTGCATCCGGAGGGCGCGGCAAGCCTCAATGGCATATCGTTATCGGACATGAGCCTGGCCAGGCAGGCCCTTTCGCGCGCCGTGCTGCCGCAGAAGCCGGGCCTGAGCTTTGATCTGGATGTGTCCGAAGTGGTGGCCATGGGAGCATACCCATTCAAGGGACTGTCCGCGCATGATTTGCGGGCATTGTCGCGCGCGGCGCTGGAGCGGGCCGACACCGCGCATCTGGCGGGCCGCCGCTATCTGGAGCTGTCCGGCGGCGAGCAGCAAAGGGTGCAGTTCGCACGCGTATTGGTGCAGGTGCTGGCCGAAAGGCGGGCCGATCCCCAAGGACGCTATATGTTGCTGGATGAGCCCACGGCCAGCCTTGATCCGCTGCACCAGCAGGCCTTGCTGAAGACCTTGAACGAGCTGGCGCAAACCGAGCGGATAGGAATAATGCTGGTGCTGCATGACGTGAACCTTGCCGCCTTGTGGAGCGATCGTATTGCCCTGCTGTCGCAGGGCAGGGTATTTGCCTGCGGCAAGCCTATGGAGGTCTTGACTCGTGAGAATCTGCGCAAGGTCTACGGGGTCGAAGTCCACGTCATGGAGCATCCCCGGCAACCCTTGAAGCCCTTGGTGGTTTTCGGCTAG
- a CDS encoding FecCD family ABC transporter permease, which produces MLACCLALAALVASAGGAVSIPWSSLPRLLWGDIVPAEALMHNVLVQIRLPRVLFSSVAGAALAAAGVTMQALFRNPLAEPGLVGITMGAALGAVSAIVMTSGGFFIIAAAAFLGSLAATFLAYSVGSGYQGSAGLLLAGIAINTMAASGIGILTYLASDVQLRDLTFWSLGSLAAADWRTLMWLGPWTMALLVYLCRQWRVLNALLLGDREAAHLGFALSAVRRRLICVIALIVGPLVAVTGGIGFIGLVVPHVVRMLLGAHHRYLMPASVVAGALVLTLADWMSRIMVSPAELPIGLVTSLVGGPFFFWMLLRGRGKPI; this is translated from the coding sequence ATGCTGGCCTGCTGCCTGGCGTTGGCGGCGCTGGTCGCCAGCGCCGGCGGCGCGGTATCCATTCCCTGGTCCAGCCTGCCGCGCCTGCTGTGGGGCGATATCGTTCCCGCCGAAGCGCTCATGCATAATGTGCTGGTGCAGATCCGTCTGCCCCGGGTGCTGTTCAGCTCGGTGGCGGGGGCTGCCCTTGCCGCGGCCGGCGTGACCATGCAGGCCTTGTTTCGCAATCCGCTTGCCGAACCCGGCCTGGTGGGCATCACGATGGGCGCGGCGCTGGGTGCTGTCTCTGCCATCGTCATGACTTCGGGCGGCTTTTTCATCATTGCGGCGGCGGCCTTCCTGGGCAGCCTGGCCGCCACATTCCTTGCTTATTCCGTAGGCAGCGGCTACCAGGGCTCGGCGGGACTGCTGCTGGCCGGCATCGCCATCAATACCATGGCGGCCAGCGGGATCGGCATACTCACCTATCTGGCCAGCGATGTCCAGCTTCGCGACCTGACCTTCTGGAGCCTGGGCAGCCTGGCGGCGGCCGACTGGCGCACCTTGATGTGGCTGGGGCCCTGGACGATGGCGCTGCTGGTTTACCTATGCCGCCAGTGGAGGGTGCTGAACGCCTTGCTGCTGGGCGACCGCGAGGCGGCCCACTTGGGCTTCGCGCTCTCCGCCGTGCGGCGGCGCCTGATCTGCGTCATCGCCTTGATCGTGGGACCGCTGGTAGCCGTCACCGGAGGCATAGGCTTCATCGGCCTGGTGGTTCCGCATGTCGTGCGCATGCTGCTGGGCGCCCATCACCGCTATTTGATGCCGGCCTCCGTCGTCGCCGGAGCACTGGTCCTCACCCTGGCGGACTGGATGTCGCGGATCATGGTCAGTCCGGCGGAGCTGCCCATAGGCCTGGTAACCAGCCTGGTCGGCGGCCCATTCTTCTTCTGGATGCTGCTGCGCGGGCGCGGCAAGCCCATCTGA
- a CDS encoding heme/hemin ABC transporter substrate-binding protein: MRACLAALCLSLSLGLGQQAQAQPERVVVLGGSVTEIVYDLGQEGRLVAGDQSSIHPPAALKLPRVGYYRSVPIEGVIAMRPDLVLASENAGPQKTLQRLSQLGIEVDVVSDAPSIESLYKRIEQIAGRLRVPGEGEKLIAQVRAEVQAAQAQAAPSRRALVLLNRTGPLMAAGSGTAADAVLTLAGLKNVLESQQGYKPISAEGLAALSPELIVISRASLDASGGMEKFRSGAGIASTPAAREGRVLAMDDLLILGLGPRVGQAIHELKEAAK; the protein is encoded by the coding sequence ATGCGCGCGTGTCTTGCGGCCTTGTGCCTATCGCTGAGCCTGGGTCTGGGCCAGCAGGCCCAGGCCCAGCCGGAACGGGTTGTGGTGCTGGGCGGCAGCGTAACCGAAATCGTCTACGACCTGGGCCAGGAAGGGCGGCTGGTGGCCGGCGATCAGTCCAGCATACATCCGCCCGCGGCCTTGAAGCTGCCACGCGTGGGGTATTACCGCAGCGTTCCGATCGAAGGCGTGATCGCCATGCGCCCCGATCTGGTGCTGGCATCCGAGAATGCGGGGCCGCAAAAAACGTTGCAGCGCCTGAGCCAGTTGGGCATCGAGGTGGATGTCGTGTCGGATGCTCCCTCCATCGAGTCGCTGTACAAGCGCATCGAACAGATCGCCGGCCGCTTGCGCGTGCCCGGGGAAGGCGAGAAACTGATCGCCCAGGTGCGTGCGGAGGTTCAGGCGGCTCAGGCTCAAGCCGCTCCATCGCGCCGGGCCTTGGTGTTGCTGAATCGCACTGGCCCGTTGATGGCGGCTGGGAGCGGCACGGCGGCGGATGCCGTCCTGACCCTTGCGGGCCTGAAGAACGTCCTTGAATCTCAGCAAGGCTACAAGCCCATCTCGGCCGAAGGCCTGGCCGCTTTGAGTCCCGAGCTGATCGTCATCTCCAGGGCTTCCCTGGATGCAAGCGGCGGCATGGAAAAGTTCAGGTCCGGCGCCGGCATCGCTTCGACGCCCGCCGCCCGTGAAGGCCGTGTCCTGGCGATGGACGATCTGCTGATCCTTGGTCTGGGCCCCCGTGTGGGCCAGGCCATACATGAACTGAAGGAAGCGGCGAAATAG
- a CDS encoding hemin-degrading factor: MTLAIEEISKSLRERYARLKDENPKARIRNLAQKMSVSEVELVAANCGDIRSTPLRGPAQDIFKELGSLGRVMALTRNEWCVHERHGRYEEIRAGKTMGIVLGPDIDLRMFFGDWKTTWAVNDGGRLSIQFFDGAGAAIHKVYVTDESDTAAYQALVEKYAEGAEPWPAVQEAAAPEDSAVTQATPALRSDWLSMKDTHEFHSLLQKHKVARLTALRAVGADLAQEVSNDLAERMLRDVAERDIPFMCFVGNRGMIQIHSGPVKKLMRMGPWFNVLEPHFNLHLDTTAIVSTWVVNKPSKDGWVTSLECFAENGDMIVQFFGARKPGVPELASWRELLVGYCPLPLAA; this comes from the coding sequence ATGACTCTGGCAATTGAAGAGATCTCCAAATCCCTGCGCGAGCGCTATGCTCGACTGAAGGATGAAAATCCGAAGGCGCGCATACGGAATCTGGCGCAGAAAATGTCGGTTTCCGAGGTGGAACTGGTGGCCGCGAACTGCGGCGATATCCGGTCCACGCCGCTGCGCGGACCGGCCCAGGATATCTTCAAGGAACTGGGCAGCCTGGGCCGCGTCATGGCGCTGACGCGCAACGAATGGTGCGTGCATGAGCGCCACGGCCGGTACGAAGAGATACGTGCGGGCAAGACGATGGGAATAGTCCTGGGTCCCGACATCGACTTGCGCATGTTCTTCGGCGACTGGAAGACCACCTGGGCCGTGAATGACGGCGGTCGCCTCAGCATCCAGTTCTTCGATGGAGCGGGGGCGGCCATTCACAAGGTCTATGTCACCGACGAAAGCGATACGGCGGCGTATCAAGCCCTGGTGGAAAAGTACGCGGAAGGGGCTGAGCCGTGGCCTGCGGTTCAAGAGGCCGCCGCGCCGGAAGACTCGGCGGTGACCCAGGCGACGCCGGCGCTGCGCAGCGACTGGTTGTCCATGAAGGATACCCATGAATTCCACAGCCTGCTGCAAAAGCACAAGGTAGCGCGCCTGACCGCCTTACGGGCGGTGGGTGCGGACCTGGCTCAGGAAGTCTCCAACGACCTGGCCGAGCGCATGCTGCGGGATGTCGCCGAACGCGATATCCCGTTCATGTGTTTCGTGGGCAATCGCGGGATGATCCAGATTCACTCGGGGCCGGTGAAGAAGCTGATGCGCATGGGACCCTGGTTCAATGTCCTCGAGCCCCATTTCAATCTGCATCTGGACACGACAGCCATCGTATCCACCTGGGTCGTCAACAAACCGTCGAAAGACGGCTGGGTGACCTCCCTGGAATGCTTTGCGGAGAACGGCGACATGATTGTGCAGTTCTTCGGGGCGCGCAAGCCGGGCGTTCCGGAACTTGCCAGTTGGCGTGAATTGCTGGTGGGGTATTGTCCGCTGCCATTGGCGGCCTAA